The following coding sequences are from one Arthrobacter sp. PvP023 window:
- the rbfA gene encoding 30S ribosome-binding factor RbfA — protein sequence MADPARAAKLAQRIKVVVAEALGRKVKDPRLEGITVTDARVTNDLQHATIYYTVFGDQVVQADAAKGLEKAKGVLRQEVGRNITVRLTPTLEFVADQIPVNASNLEELLRAAKKRDAEVAALAAGAKHAGDADPYKSDIPEDVEIDEDDFDEEDEDLIDDEELDEDGNK from the coding sequence ATGGCTGATCCGGCACGCGCTGCCAAGTTGGCGCAGCGGATTAAGGTTGTTGTTGCAGAGGCTTTGGGCCGGAAGGTCAAGGATCCGCGGCTTGAAGGTATTACTGTTACCGACGCCCGCGTGACCAATGACCTGCAGCATGCCACGATCTACTACACCGTGTTCGGGGACCAGGTGGTTCAGGCGGATGCTGCCAAGGGCCTGGAGAAAGCCAAGGGCGTTCTCCGCCAGGAAGTCGGCCGCAACATTACTGTCCGGCTGACTCCCACCCTCGAGTTCGTGGCCGACCAGATTCCGGTCAACGCCTCCAACCTTGAAGAACTTCTCCGCGCCGCCAAGAAGCGGGACGCTGAAGTGGCCGCCCTGGCTGCAGGCGCCAAGCACGCCGGCGATGCCGATCCGTACAAGAGCGACATTCCCGAGGACGTGGAAATCGACGAGGACGACTTCGACGAAGAGGATGAAGACCTCATCGACGACGAAGAACTTGACGAAGACGGCAACAAGTAG
- the infB gene encoding translation initiation factor IF-2 yields MAKVRVHELAKELGITSKDAVTKLQELGEFVRSASSTIEAPVVRKLRNAYPAAGASKSEAPAAAPKAPASPSASRPAPAPGPAAPKAPEPKAEAPAAAPAPSAPAPAAAPAPAAPSAAAAAPAAPAAPSTGAKPGARPAPKAEAPAAPSRSGGQGGSAPRPGGPRPGNNPFATSQGMPRGRGGDNERPPRPGNNPFAPSQGMPRPGGSRTEGERPGGPRPAAGAGGPRPGAPRPGGTQGARPGAPRPAGAPGARPGAGGGNRPTPGMMPNRTERPAPAGAGRPGGGGRGPGRPGGAPGTGGAPGAGGGAPAGGGFGKGGRGRGGTQGAFGKGGAGRGKQRKSKRAKRQELEQMSAPSLGGVSVPRGDGNTVVRLRRGSSITDFADKIEANPAALVTVLFHLGEMATATQSLDEETFALLGEELGYKLQVVSPEDEERELLSGFDIDFDAELEAEGDEELEARPPVVTVMGHVDHGKTRLLDAIRNSDVVAGEHGGITQHIGAYQITTAHEGVDRKITFIDTPGHEAFTAMRARGAKVTDIAILVVAADDGVMPQTVEALNHAQAANVPIVVAVNKIDKEGANPDKVRGQLTEYGLVPEEYGGDTMFVEVSARQNLNIDELLEAVLLTADAALDMRANPNKDARGIAIEANLDKGRGAVATVLVQSGTLHVGDTIVAGTAHGRVRAMFDDDGSVLTEAGPSRPVQVLGLSNVPRAGDTFFVTADERTARQIAEKREAADRNAALAKRRKRISLEDFDQAVAEGKIDTLNLILKGDVSGAVEALEDALLKIDVGEGVQLRVIHRGVGAITQNDVNLATVDSAVIIGFNVKPAERVAELADREGVDMRFYSVIYAAIDDIEMALKGMLKPEYEEVQLGTAEVREVFRSSKFGNIAGSIVRSGVIRRNTKARISRDGKIIGDNLTVETLKRFKDDATEVRTDFECGIGLGSYNDINEGDIIETFEMREKPRV; encoded by the coding sequence GTGGCCAAGGTCCGCGTACATGAGCTTGCTAAAGAGCTCGGTATTACTTCCAAAGATGCAGTAACCAAACTGCAGGAACTGGGCGAATTCGTTCGCTCTGCCTCTTCCACCATTGAGGCCCCCGTTGTGAGGAAACTCCGCAACGCATACCCCGCTGCCGGCGCTTCGAAGTCCGAAGCTCCCGCAGCAGCGCCCAAGGCGCCCGCCAGCCCCTCGGCTTCCCGTCCGGCCCCCGCGCCGGGCCCGGCAGCTCCCAAGGCTCCGGAACCCAAGGCTGAAGCTCCGGCCGCGGCCCCCGCGCCGTCGGCGCCTGCTCCCGCAGCAGCACCGGCTCCCGCGGCCCCCTCCGCGGCAGCAGCTGCTCCGGCGGCTCCGGCCGCACCGTCCACCGGTGCAAAGCCCGGCGCACGCCCGGCACCGAAGGCTGAAGCTCCGGCTGCCCCCTCCCGCTCCGGCGGACAGGGCGGTTCGGCACCCCGACCGGGCGGTCCCCGCCCCGGCAATAACCCCTTCGCCACGTCCCAGGGCATGCCCCGGGGCCGCGGCGGCGACAACGAACGTCCCCCGCGTCCGGGTAACAACCCGTTCGCTCCTTCCCAGGGCATGCCCCGACCGGGCGGAAGCCGCACCGAAGGCGAACGCCCCGGCGGCCCGCGTCCCGCGGCCGGCGCCGGCGGTCCCCGTCCGGGCGCTCCGCGTCCCGGCGGTACCCAGGGTGCACGTCCCGGCGCTCCGCGTCCGGCCGGTGCTCCCGGTGCACGCCCCGGAGCAGGCGGCGGAAACCGTCCTACTCCGGGCATGATGCCTAACCGCACCGAACGTCCCGCACCCGCTGGTGCAGGCCGTCCCGGCGGCGGAGGCCGCGGTCCCGGACGCCCCGGTGGCGCACCGGGTACCGGCGGCGCTCCCGGCGCCGGCGGCGGTGCTCCGGCCGGCGGTGGCTTCGGCAAGGGTGGCCGCGGTCGCGGTGGCACCCAGGGTGCCTTTGGTAAGGGCGGCGCAGGCCGTGGCAAGCAGCGCAAGTCGAAGCGTGCCAAGCGCCAGGAACTCGAGCAGATGAGTGCTCCGTCGCTGGGCGGCGTCAGTGTGCCCCGCGGCGACGGCAACACCGTAGTCCGGCTCCGCCGCGGCTCGTCCATCACGGACTTTGCCGACAAGATCGAGGCGAACCCCGCTGCACTGGTGACCGTGCTCTTCCACCTCGGCGAAATGGCCACGGCCACGCAGTCGCTGGATGAAGAGACCTTCGCCCTGCTCGGCGAGGAGCTTGGCTACAAGCTCCAGGTCGTGTCGCCGGAAGACGAGGAGCGCGAGCTGCTCTCCGGCTTCGACATCGACTTCGACGCCGAGCTGGAGGCCGAAGGCGACGAGGAACTCGAGGCACGTCCTCCTGTTGTCACCGTCATGGGTCACGTTGACCACGGTAAGACCCGCCTGCTGGATGCCATCCGTAACTCCGACGTCGTCGCGGGTGAACACGGCGGTATCACGCAGCACATCGGTGCTTACCAGATCACCACCGCGCACGAAGGTGTCGACCGCAAGATCACCTTCATCGATACTCCGGGCCACGAGGCGTTCACCGCCATGCGTGCCCGTGGTGCGAAGGTCACCGACATCGCCATCCTGGTGGTCGCAGCGGACGACGGCGTTATGCCGCAGACCGTTGAAGCCCTCAACCACGCGCAGGCCGCCAACGTGCCGATCGTCGTGGCCGTGAACAAGATCGACAAGGAAGGCGCCAACCCGGACAAGGTCCGCGGCCAGCTGACCGAGTACGGGCTCGTTCCGGAAGAATACGGTGGCGACACCATGTTCGTGGAGGTCTCTGCACGCCAGAACCTCAACATCGACGAGCTGCTCGAGGCCGTCCTGCTTACCGCAGACGCAGCCCTGGACATGCGCGCCAACCCGAACAAGGACGCCCGCGGTATCGCGATCGAAGCCAACCTGGACAAGGGCCGCGGTGCGGTTGCCACCGTCCTGGTTCAGTCCGGTACGCTGCACGTCGGCGACACCATCGTGGCAGGCACGGCCCACGGCCGCGTTCGTGCGATGTTCGACGACGACGGCAGCGTCCTGACCGAGGCCGGCCCGTCCCGCCCCGTGCAGGTGCTGGGTCTGTCCAACGTCCCGCGCGCCGGCGACACCTTCTTTGTGACCGCTGACGAGCGCACCGCCCGCCAGATCGCCGAGAAGCGTGAAGCAGCGGACCGCAACGCCGCCCTTGCCAAGCGCCGCAAGCGCATCAGCCTGGAAGACTTCGACCAGGCCGTCGCCGAAGGCAAGATCGACACCCTCAACCTCATCCTCAAGGGTGACGTGTCCGGTGCCGTGGAAGCCCTCGAAGACGCGCTGCTCAAGATCGACGTCGGCGAAGGTGTCCAGCTCCGCGTTATCCACCGCGGTGTCGGTGCGATCACGCAGAACGACGTCAACCTGGCAACGGTCGACAGCGCCGTCATCATCGGCTTCAACGTCAAGCCCGCCGAGCGTGTTGCCGAACTGGCAGACCGCGAAGGCGTGGACATGCGCTTCTACTCCGTCATCTACGCAGCAATCGATGACATTGAGATGGCCCTCAAGGGCATGCTCAAGCCGGAGTACGAAGAAGTCCAGCTTGGCACCGCCGAGGTCCGCGAAGTGTTCCGTTCCTCCAAGTTCGGCAACATCGCCGGTTCCATCGTTCGCTCGGGTGTTATCCGACGCAACACGAAGGCCCGCATCAGCCGCGACGGCAAGATCATCGGTGACAACCTCACCGTTGAGACGCTCAAGCGCTTCAAGGACGACGCCACCGAGGTCCGCACGGACTTCGAGTGTGGTATCGGTCTTGGCTCGTACAACGACATCAACGAGGGTGACATCATCGAGACCTTCGAGATGCGCGAGAAGCCGCGCGTCTAG
- a CDS encoding YlxR family protein, with protein MALVQHLEDQPQRTCIGCRKKGPRSELLRLVAEGNGSTVVVVDERRRMAGRGAWLHPSETCLALAIKRRAFGRALPGTTGTAAVERRITAGTQAVDTPVAAATTVQPESGSEN; from the coding sequence GTGGCGCTAGTGCAACACCTTGAGGATCAGCCGCAACGCACCTGCATCGGATGCCGGAAGAAGGGCCCGCGGTCTGAGTTACTCCGGCTCGTCGCCGAAGGCAACGGTTCCACCGTTGTCGTCGTTGACGAACGACGCCGGATGGCTGGCCGGGGTGCATGGCTGCACCCCAGCGAAACGTGCCTGGCGCTGGCAATCAAGCGGCGTGCGTTCGGACGTGCCCTCCCGGGCACCACCGGAACTGCCGCAGTCGAACGCCGGATAACGGCAGGCACGCAAGCCGTGGACACTCCGGTGGCCGCAGCAACAACCGTCCAACCTGAAAGCGGGTCAGAAAACTGA
- the nusA gene encoding transcription termination factor NusA, with product MDIDMSALRLLEREREIPLDLLIPTIEQALLVAYHKSPGAFEKARAELDRKSGHVTIWATEIDDDGAPIGEFEDTPAGFGRIAASTARQIILQRLRDAEDDNVLGQFKGREGELVAGTIQQGNNPHMIQVNLGTVEALLPPPEQVPGEKYIHGNRLRAFVIDVHRGTKGPSITLSRSHPGLVRKLFELEVPEIADRSVEIVALAREAGHRTKIAVKANIPGINAKGACIGEMGSRVRAVMTELNDEKIDIVDFSEDPATFIASALSPSRVNSVTITDEATRSARVVVPDYQLSLAIGKEGQNARLAAKLTGWRIDIVSDAAVPREN from the coding sequence ATGGATATTGACATGAGCGCACTGAGACTTCTGGAGCGTGAGCGTGAAATCCCGCTGGACCTCCTGATCCCGACCATCGAGCAGGCACTGCTGGTGGCCTACCACAAGTCTCCGGGAGCCTTCGAAAAGGCCCGCGCAGAGCTGGACCGCAAGAGCGGCCACGTGACCATCTGGGCCACTGAAATTGACGACGACGGCGCCCCCATCGGCGAGTTCGAAGACACCCCGGCCGGGTTCGGCCGCATCGCTGCCAGCACGGCACGGCAGATCATCCTGCAGCGCCTGCGCGACGCTGAGGACGACAACGTCCTGGGCCAGTTCAAGGGCCGCGAGGGCGAACTGGTTGCGGGCACCATCCAGCAGGGCAATAACCCGCACATGATTCAGGTGAACCTTGGAACGGTTGAGGCGCTGCTTCCCCCGCCCGAACAGGTCCCCGGCGAGAAGTACATCCACGGCAACCGGCTCCGCGCCTTCGTGATTGACGTGCACCGCGGCACCAAGGGCCCGTCCATTACGCTGTCCCGCTCGCACCCCGGCCTGGTCCGGAAGCTCTTCGAACTGGAAGTTCCGGAGATCGCCGACCGCTCGGTGGAGATCGTGGCGCTGGCCCGCGAAGCCGGGCACCGCACCAAGATCGCCGTCAAGGCCAACATCCCCGGCATCAATGCCAAGGGTGCCTGCATTGGTGAGATGGGTTCACGCGTCCGGGCCGTCATGACCGAGCTCAACGACGAAAAGATCGACATTGTCGATTTCAGCGAGGACCCGGCGACCTTCATCGCCAGCGCCCTGTCGCCGTCGAGGGTGAATTCCGTCACCATCACGGATGAGGCAACGCGCTCCGCCCGTGTCGTCGTCCCGGACTACCAGCTGTCGCTGGCCATCGGCAAGGAGGGCCAAAACGCCCGCCTGGCCGCCAAGCTCACGGGCTGGCGGATTGACATCGTCTCCGACGCGGCGGTTCCGCGCGAAAACTAG
- the rimP gene encoding ribosome maturation factor RimP has protein sequence MSNAEATTSSDRTGTGKAEAESVHNPEAERVRALLEPSVQAHRLYLEDVSIHVAGANRVVHVVVDLPQEETGGVSLDVIAEISKELSGILDGDPSYDSRPYDLEVSSPGVGRPLTEPRHWHRARGRMVKVNVIQGENLTGRIQSVDDDGVTLIPEIAAKKGMKPKQGEPEKIPFDRIRNGKVEIEFSHLDEVGLEDENNGPSEEA, from the coding sequence GTGAGTAATGCAGAAGCCACGACTTCATCAGACCGGACCGGTACGGGCAAGGCTGAGGCCGAATCCGTGCATAACCCGGAGGCCGAGCGCGTCCGGGCATTGCTGGAACCCTCGGTCCAGGCACACCGGCTGTACCTGGAGGACGTGTCCATTCACGTCGCCGGTGCCAACCGGGTGGTCCACGTAGTAGTGGACCTGCCGCAGGAAGAAACCGGCGGGGTAAGCCTTGACGTTATTGCTGAGATCTCCAAGGAGCTCTCCGGCATCCTGGACGGCGATCCCAGCTACGACAGCCGCCCGTACGACCTCGAGGTTTCCTCTCCCGGCGTCGGACGTCCCCTGACTGAGCCGCGCCACTGGCACCGTGCCCGCGGCCGCATGGTCAAGGTAAATGTCATCCAGGGTGAGAACCTCACCGGCAGGATCCAGTCCGTTGACGACGACGGCGTGACCCTAATTCCGGAGATCGCGGCCAAAAAGGGTATGAAACCCAAGCAGGGCGAGCCCGAGAAGATTCCTTTCGACAGGATCCGCAATGGAAAAGTCGAGATAGAGTTCAGCCACCTCGATGAGGTCGGTCTGGAAGATGAAAACAATGGACCTTCTGAGGAGGCCTGA
- a CDS encoding ferritin-like domain-containing protein, which yields MKDDTKEKRRPGRYFRYGILASLAVLVISLGLALTPGQPPEPPEPSFSEQARAAALADTMRLRTAGSHLADSVSGAERQALLRTVTLLTTQARALSGPDQKQSPSATAAASGTASGVPSTSATVSGEPAVADSPAGLVAAVSASGSRRLKDAVASDGGMARLLAAVGTAQLLQASSLAPAVGATAPELPALPAPPPAPAAAPAAAPSAASLPAASPAAGGSSCPPAPAASGPAASGPAAGSATPAAALAMTVKTEAETVYGYQVALARLEGAAAGSASELLARHESVLAEAEALSRAQCVDIPPREAGYTLGPLFLEAPAAGLGSLEAGTLPVYGDLVALSDGSTRQWAIAGLLAAANRAAQWGADSGPLPGIVVDTAQLPELTHDSPAPESTAPRASPAPSDAG from the coding sequence GTGAAAGACGACACCAAGGAAAAACGCCGGCCGGGCCGCTATTTCCGGTACGGCATCCTGGCGTCATTGGCGGTGCTGGTTATCAGCCTGGGGCTGGCACTGACACCGGGGCAGCCTCCGGAGCCGCCGGAGCCTTCCTTTTCCGAGCAGGCGCGGGCCGCAGCCCTTGCAGACACGATGCGCCTGCGCACGGCCGGCAGCCACCTTGCCGATTCCGTTTCCGGCGCCGAGCGCCAGGCGCTGCTGCGCACTGTGACTTTGCTGACAACCCAGGCGAGGGCACTGTCCGGTCCCGACCAGAAGCAGTCGCCCTCGGCCACAGCCGCCGCATCCGGCACAGCATCAGGTGTACCTTCCACCTCGGCAACCGTGTCCGGAGAGCCCGCTGTGGCGGACTCCCCCGCGGGGCTGGTGGCCGCGGTATCGGCCAGCGGCAGCCGGCGCCTCAAGGACGCGGTAGCGTCCGACGGCGGGATGGCGCGGCTGCTCGCCGCCGTCGGCACCGCCCAGCTTCTTCAGGCGTCCTCGCTGGCGCCGGCGGTGGGGGCAACGGCCCCGGAACTGCCCGCGCTTCCAGCGCCGCCGCCGGCACCTGCAGCGGCGCCGGCTGCGGCGCCGTCAGCCGCTTCCCTGCCTGCTGCCTCGCCGGCCGCCGGCGGAAGTTCATGCCCGCCCGCCCCGGCCGCGTCCGGCCCGGCCGCGTCCGGCCCGGCCGCAGGCTCGGCGACACCGGCCGCTGCCCTGGCGATGACGGTCAAGACCGAGGCTGAGACGGTCTACGGCTACCAGGTAGCCCTTGCCCGCCTCGAGGGCGCCGCCGCCGGCTCGGCGTCAGAGCTGCTGGCCCGGCATGAATCGGTCCTGGCTGAAGCGGAGGCCCTGAGTCGGGCACAATGCGTGGATATTCCCCCGCGGGAGGCCGGCTACACCCTCGGCCCGTTGTTCCTCGAAGCGCCGGCAGCCGGCCTGGGCAGCCTCGAAGCAGGCACCCTTCCGGTGTACGGGGACCTGGTGGCCTTGAGCGACGGCAGCACCCGGCAATGGGCCATTGCCGGTTTGCTCGCCGCCGCCAACCGCGCCGCGCAATGGGGCGCCGACTCCGGCCCCCTGCCGGGCATCGTGGTGGACACCGCACAGCTTCCCGAACTCACCCATGACAGCCCGGCCCCGGAATCCACGGCGCCGCGTGCTTCGCCGGCGCCGTCGGACGCCGGCT